One segment of Marvinbryantia formatexigens DSM 14469 DNA contains the following:
- a CDS encoding serine/threonine protein kinase — protein MEKSFEEIYSQEITLPEALAGRVAVVSCMAYSNMQRVYLVRDIKNRPFVLKVAKGSKRRMLKKDAAVLREHAFSFLPEYEEYLEAEDTGYLLREYIEGDTLWEWVNKRGVFSAQEAREILCRLCDMVGQFHQQKPPVIHRDIKPQNIVITKEKNLFLIDMGTVREYKEDTRQDTVFVGTKPTAAPEQYGYRQTDGRADIYALGVLYLFLLTGSLDVQCPKNWELLDRSACSVILKCTKMDPDDRYQSCAELKKAVRATGGHRRRREFFKKWQPLLKAAWMLMGSGVIFFAGVCRKRTKSALGNDTIKSE, from the coding sequence GTGGAAAAAAGTTTTGAGGAAATATATTCGCAGGAGATCACGCTGCCGGAGGCGCTTGCAGGCAGGGTGGCAGTGGTCTCCTGTATGGCGTACAGCAATATGCAGCGGGTTTACCTTGTGAGGGATATAAAGAACCGGCCGTTTGTGCTGAAGGTGGCAAAGGGCAGCAAGAGAAGAATGCTGAAAAAGGACGCGGCTGTGCTGCGCGAGCATGCTTTTTCCTTCCTGCCGGAATATGAGGAGTATCTGGAAGCGGAGGACACCGGCTACCTTCTGCGGGAATATATAGAGGGCGACACACTCTGGGAATGGGTAAATAAGCGCGGCGTATTCAGCGCGCAGGAGGCGCGGGAGATTCTGTGCAGGCTGTGCGATATGGTGGGACAATTTCATCAGCAGAAGCCACCGGTGATTCACCGGGACATCAAACCACAGAACATTGTCATCACGAAAGAGAAAAATCTGTTTCTGATTGACATGGGAACGGTGCGGGAATACAAGGAGGACACCCGGCAGGATACGGTCTTTGTGGGAACAAAGCCGACGGCGGCGCCGGAGCAGTACGGCTATCGCCAGACGGACGGAAGAGCGGATATCTACGCGCTCGGTGTTCTGTATCTCTTCCTGCTCACGGGAAGCCTGGACGTGCAGTGCCCGAAAAACTGGGAGCTGCTGGATAGAAGCGCCTGTTCCGTCATTCTGAAATGCACAAAAATGGACCCGGACGACCGCTACCAGAGCTGCGCGGAGCTGAAAAAAGCGGTCCGGGCGACAGGGGGACACAGGCGCCGCAGAGAGTTTTTCAAAAAGTGGCAGCCGCTTTTAAAAGCAGCGTGGATGCTTATGGGAAGCGGGGTTATTTTTTTCGCCGGAGTCTGCCGGAAGCGTACCAAAAGTGCGCTGGGAAATGATACCATAAAGTCGGAATGA